In a genomic window of Numenius arquata chromosome 5, bNumArq3.hap1.1, whole genome shotgun sequence:
- the THNSL2 gene encoding threonine synthase-like 2 isoform X1: MLWGPGSDCGASPGPMEYVSTRGGTGAVDFEEALFSGYAPDGGLFMPQRVPSLDGDTLRRWSCLSYRELVKELCSLFITSELVPRSTLNDLIDRAFSRFRHKDVVHLSRLKEGLNVLELWHGVTYAFKDLSLSCTGQFLQYFLEKKQKHVTILVGTSGDTGSSAIESVRGQKNMDIFVLLPKGFCTQIQELQMTTIIEDNVHVFAAHGNSDEIDEPIKELFADVDFARKYNLMSLNSVNWSRIMVQIAHHFYAYFQCAPSLDTTPLPVVEIVVPTGGGGNITAGCIAQKMGLPIRLVAVVNSNDIIHRTVQQGDFSLSQSVKATLASAMDIQEPYNVERILWLLSGSDSSLMKTLMERFSLSKSLKLPKDLHKKLSETLRSCSASDEDIVRAMQRCWKENHYLLCPHSAVAAHYHYSQPDSTPRCCLAPASAAKFQDAVLQAGLVPQLPPEITALTGMETRSTSLERGQDWAQVLREQIEATTQRREASGNWLAPLGHQGITRQGVTQT; the protein is encoded by the exons ATGCTCTGGGGCCCTGGCAGTGACTGCGGTGCCTCCCCAGGACCCATGGAGTATGTCAGCACACGGGGAGGCACAGGGGCTGTCGATTTTGAGGAAGCCCTCTTCTCCGGCTACGCACCCGACGGGGGCCTCTTCATGCCCCAACGTGTTCCCTCGCTGGATGGGGACACCCTGCGGAGGTGGAGCTGCCTCTCCTACcgggagctggtgaaggagctgTGCTCCCTCTTCATCACGTCCGAGCTGGTCCCACGGAGCACCCTCAACG ACCTGATTGACAGGGCCTTCAGCAGGTTCAGACACAAGGACGTCGTCCACCTGTCCAGGCTGAAAGAGGGGCTGAATGTTTTGGAGCTGTGGCATGGGGTTACTTATGCCTTTAAGGATCTGTCCTTGTCTTGCACGGGACAGTTTTTACAGTACTTcttggagaaaaagcagaagcatGTCACTATTCTGGTGG GGACTTCAGGAGACACGGGGAGCTCGGCCATAGAGAGCGTGAGAGGGCAGAAGAACATGGATATCTTTGTTCTGCTGCCCAAGGGGTTCTGCACCCAGATACAGGAACTTCAGATGACCACCATCATTGAAGACAACGTCCACGTCTTTGCTG CTCATGGGAACAGTGATGAAATCGATGAGCCGATCAAGGAACTGTTCGCTGATGTGGATTTTGCCAGAAAATACAATCTGATGAGCTTGAATTCGGTCAATTGGTCTAGGATTATGGTGCAGATTGCTCACCACTTCTACGCTTACTTTCAGTGTGCCCCGTCCCTGGATACCACCCCGCTGCCAGTGGTGGAAATTGTTGTGccaacaggaggaggaggaaatatcacag cTGGCTGTATTGCCCAGAAAATGGGTCTCCCAATTCGACTTGTTGCCGTGGTTAATAGCAATGACATCATTCATAGAACTGTTCAACAAGGAGATTTCTCACTGTCCCAGAGTGTGAAGGCTACATTAGCATCAGCCATGGATATTCAG GAGCCTTACAATGTGGAGAGGATCCTCTGGCTGCTCTCAGGCTCCGACAGCAGCCTGATGAAAACTCTGATGGAGCGATTCAGCTTGTCGAAAAGCCTTAAGCTGCCGAAGGATTTGCACAAAAAG CTCTCTGAGACCCTGCGCTCGTGCTCGGCCTCTGACGAGGACATCGTGCGAGCCATGCAGCGCTGCTGGAAGGAAAACCACTACCTGCTGTGCCCCCACTCCGCCGTGGCTGCTCACTACCACTACTCACAGCCAGACAG CACTCCCCGGTGTTGTTTAGCTCCAGCCTCTGCGGCCAAGTTTCAGGATGCTGTGCTCCAAGCTGGCCTGGTTCCTCAGCTCCCCCCCGAAATCACTGCCTTAACAGGGATGGAGACCAGATCCACTTCCCTGGAGCGGGGACAGGACTGGGCACAGGTGCTCCGGGAGCAGATTGAAGCCACGACACAGCGGCGAGAGGCATCAGGGAACTGGTTGGCCCCCCTGGGACATCAGGGGATCACCAGGCAGGGAGTCACGCAGACCTGA
- the THNSL2 gene encoding threonine synthase-like 2 isoform X2 — protein sequence MEYVSTRGGTGAVDFEEALFSGYAPDGGLFMPQRVPSLDGDTLRRWSCLSYRELVKELCSLFITSELVPRSTLNDLIDRAFSRFRHKDVVHLSRLKEGLNVLELWHGVTYAFKDLSLSCTGQFLQYFLEKKQKHVTILVGTSGDTGSSAIESVRGQKNMDIFVLLPKGFCTQIQELQMTTIIEDNVHVFAAHGNSDEIDEPIKELFADVDFARKYNLMSLNSVNWSRIMVQIAHHFYAYFQCAPSLDTTPLPVVEIVVPTGGGGNITAGCIAQKMGLPIRLVAVVNSNDIIHRTVQQGDFSLSQSVKATLASAMDIQEPYNVERILWLLSGSDSSLMKTLMERFSLSKSLKLPKDLHKKLSETLRSCSASDEDIVRAMQRCWKENHYLLCPHSAVAAHYHYSQPDSTPRCCLAPASAAKFQDAVLQAGLVPQLPPEITALTGMETRSTSLERGQDWAQVLREQIEATTQRREASGNWLAPLGHQGITRQGVTQT from the exons ATGGAGTATGTCAGCACACGGGGAGGCACAGGGGCTGTCGATTTTGAGGAAGCCCTCTTCTCCGGCTACGCACCCGACGGGGGCCTCTTCATGCCCCAACGTGTTCCCTCGCTGGATGGGGACACCCTGCGGAGGTGGAGCTGCCTCTCCTACcgggagctggtgaaggagctgTGCTCCCTCTTCATCACGTCCGAGCTGGTCCCACGGAGCACCCTCAACG ACCTGATTGACAGGGCCTTCAGCAGGTTCAGACACAAGGACGTCGTCCACCTGTCCAGGCTGAAAGAGGGGCTGAATGTTTTGGAGCTGTGGCATGGGGTTACTTATGCCTTTAAGGATCTGTCCTTGTCTTGCACGGGACAGTTTTTACAGTACTTcttggagaaaaagcagaagcatGTCACTATTCTGGTGG GGACTTCAGGAGACACGGGGAGCTCGGCCATAGAGAGCGTGAGAGGGCAGAAGAACATGGATATCTTTGTTCTGCTGCCCAAGGGGTTCTGCACCCAGATACAGGAACTTCAGATGACCACCATCATTGAAGACAACGTCCACGTCTTTGCTG CTCATGGGAACAGTGATGAAATCGATGAGCCGATCAAGGAACTGTTCGCTGATGTGGATTTTGCCAGAAAATACAATCTGATGAGCTTGAATTCGGTCAATTGGTCTAGGATTATGGTGCAGATTGCTCACCACTTCTACGCTTACTTTCAGTGTGCCCCGTCCCTGGATACCACCCCGCTGCCAGTGGTGGAAATTGTTGTGccaacaggaggaggaggaaatatcacag cTGGCTGTATTGCCCAGAAAATGGGTCTCCCAATTCGACTTGTTGCCGTGGTTAATAGCAATGACATCATTCATAGAACTGTTCAACAAGGAGATTTCTCACTGTCCCAGAGTGTGAAGGCTACATTAGCATCAGCCATGGATATTCAG GAGCCTTACAATGTGGAGAGGATCCTCTGGCTGCTCTCAGGCTCCGACAGCAGCCTGATGAAAACTCTGATGGAGCGATTCAGCTTGTCGAAAAGCCTTAAGCTGCCGAAGGATTTGCACAAAAAG CTCTCTGAGACCCTGCGCTCGTGCTCGGCCTCTGACGAGGACATCGTGCGAGCCATGCAGCGCTGCTGGAAGGAAAACCACTACCTGCTGTGCCCCCACTCCGCCGTGGCTGCTCACTACCACTACTCACAGCCAGACAG CACTCCCCGGTGTTGTTTAGCTCCAGCCTCTGCGGCCAAGTTTCAGGATGCTGTGCTCCAAGCTGGCCTGGTTCCTCAGCTCCCCCCCGAAATCACTGCCTTAACAGGGATGGAGACCAGATCCACTTCCCTGGAGCGGGGACAGGACTGGGCACAGGTGCTCCGGGAGCAGATTGAAGCCACGACACAGCGGCGAGAGGCATCAGGGAACTGGTTGGCCCCCCTGGGACATCAGGGGATCACCAGGCAGGGAGTCACGCAGACCTGA